Proteins co-encoded in one Opitutus terrae PB90-1 genomic window:
- a CDS encoding beta-galactosidase — MKLAVLILLVSSSLMAAPLTISLAPRADAPAESAAFAMGTAKNPSGSTLALDSRSLWLDGRRWTPAMGEFHYSRYPAAEWRNELLKMKAGGIDLVATYVFWIHHEEIEGQWDWSGQRDLRRFVKTAGEVGLKVIVRCGPWCHGEVRNGGLPDWIVARGNMRSDDPGYLASATRLYQQIAAQLGGLLWKEGGPVIGIQLENEYGGPAAHLLTLKRIAREAGLDVPIYTRTGWPALRTPMPFGEIIPLYGVYAEGFWDRELTSMPGNYWAGFHFSTLRTDANIANEALGRRDVQDAPDVARYPYLTCEIGGGMMSSYHRRILVDSRDIESTTLVKLGSGSVSPGYYMYHGGTNPEAKLTTLMESQATSLTNWNDLPEKNYDFQAPLGQYGQVRPQYHSLRRLHLFLHEWGDELAATSVSLPDVRPTGRDDVTTLRWAARADGASGFLFVNNYERSRELPPKPDVQFTLVLASGTRVPPADSGRSARLTFPSRPITVAPSAAFFWPFGLDLGGVTLTYATAQPITQIIADGARTVFFAETPGVPAEFAFDARETKVEAVRGEMTRDADRILVAALPAGREVALVLQPRKTPDHTVRIVLLSDADSRALWKGTWHGGERVFLAHDNLSFATDRVRIESTPGTSTAATASVYPAPAAKLRVNGANVASEPDGLFTRFTSRGVQSQITPVAFELVRAPGPLRHIQSARTQQPVAAAPIDADFADAAVWRIQLPRDLDLGTNPLLRLHYVGDVARVSIGGTFVTDDFYNGNALEIGLRRHADLLRAGELTIAILPLQKGAPIFFPESAKPEFEDRPAVAELQHVEVVTRPEVEL, encoded by the coding sequence ATGAAACTCGCGGTTTTGATTCTCCTCGTGTCGTCCTCGCTCATGGCGGCGCCGCTCACGATCTCCCTTGCGCCGCGCGCCGACGCTCCGGCCGAATCCGCCGCGTTCGCGATGGGCACCGCGAAAAATCCGAGCGGTTCCACGCTCGCGCTTGACAGCCGCAGCCTGTGGCTCGACGGCCGGCGTTGGACGCCGGCGATGGGCGAGTTTCACTACTCGCGCTATCCCGCCGCGGAATGGCGCAACGAACTGCTCAAGATGAAGGCCGGCGGCATCGACCTCGTCGCGACCTACGTCTTCTGGATCCACCACGAAGAGATCGAGGGCCAATGGGATTGGTCTGGTCAACGCGACCTGCGGCGTTTCGTCAAAACCGCGGGCGAGGTCGGCTTGAAGGTGATCGTCCGCTGCGGCCCGTGGTGTCACGGCGAGGTGCGCAATGGCGGGCTGCCCGACTGGATCGTCGCCCGGGGCAACATGCGTTCTGATGATCCGGGTTATCTCGCGAGCGCCACGCGGCTCTACCAGCAGATCGCCGCGCAGCTGGGCGGATTGCTGTGGAAAGAGGGCGGTCCGGTCATCGGCATCCAGTTGGAAAACGAATACGGCGGCCCCGCCGCCCACCTGCTCACGCTCAAGCGGATCGCGCGCGAAGCCGGACTCGACGTGCCGATTTACACGCGCACCGGCTGGCCTGCGCTGCGCACTCCCATGCCCTTCGGCGAAATCATTCCGCTCTACGGCGTGTACGCCGAGGGATTCTGGGACCGCGAACTCACCTCGATGCCCGGCAATTACTGGGCCGGGTTCCATTTCTCCACGTTGCGCACCGACGCGAACATCGCGAACGAAGCGCTCGGCCGCCGGGACGTGCAAGACGCGCCGGATGTGGCCCGCTATCCTTATCTCACCTGCGAAATCGGCGGCGGGATGATGAGCAGCTATCACCGCCGCATTCTCGTCGATTCACGGGATATCGAGTCGACCACGCTCGTTAAGCTCGGCTCCGGCAGCGTCTCGCCGGGTTATTACATGTATCATGGCGGAACGAATCCGGAGGCGAAGCTCACCACCTTGATGGAGTCGCAAGCCACGTCGTTGACGAATTGGAACGATCTGCCGGAAAAAAACTACGACTTTCAGGCGCCGCTCGGGCAATACGGGCAGGTCCGGCCGCAGTATCATTCGCTCCGCCGGCTGCACCTGTTTCTGCACGAATGGGGTGACGAACTTGCGGCGACGTCCGTGTCGCTCCCGGACGTGCGCCCCACCGGCCGTGACGACGTGACCACGCTCCGCTGGGCCGCGAGAGCGGACGGCGCGTCCGGCTTTCTCTTCGTCAACAATTATGAACGCAGCCGCGAACTGCCGCCGAAGCCCGACGTACAATTCACGCTGGTTTTGGCTTCTGGCACGCGCGTCCCACCCGCGGATTCAGGCCGATCCGCCCGGCTCACCTTCCCCTCGCGCCCGATCACGGTTGCTCCCAGCGCCGCGTTTTTCTGGCCCTTTGGGCTCGATCTCGGCGGCGTCACGCTGACCTACGCCACCGCGCAGCCGATCACGCAAATCATCGCCGACGGGGCGCGCACGGTGTTTTTCGCCGAAACGCCCGGCGTCCCGGCCGAGTTCGCATTCGACGCCCGCGAGACCAAGGTGGAAGCGGTTCGTGGCGAGATGACGCGCGACGCCGACCGCATCCTGGTCGCAGCTCTGCCCGCCGGTCGTGAGGTGGCGCTCGTCCTCCAGCCACGGAAAACACCAGACCATACCGTCCGCATCGTACTGCTTAGTGACGCGGACTCTCGTGCGCTTTGGAAAGGCACGTGGCACGGCGGCGAACGCGTGTTCCTCGCGCATGACAACCTCTCGTTCGCAACCGACAGGGTCCGCATCGAGTCGACACCGGGAACCTCGACCGCCGCGACGGCCAGCGTCTACCCCGCGCCCGCCGCCAAGCTGCGGGTGAACGGCGCGAACGTCGCGTCCGAGCCCGATGGACTTTTCACTCGATTCACGTCGCGCGGCGTTCAGTCGCAGATCACGCCGGTCGCATTCGAATTGGTGCGCGCCCCCGGCCCGCTGCGCCACATTCAATCCGCACGCACGCAGCAACCCGTCGCTGCGGCGCCAATCGACGCCGATTTTGCGGACGCCGCCGTGTGGCGGATTCAACTCCCGCGGGATCTCGACCTCGGCACGAATCCGCTCCTCCGGCTGCATTACGTCGGCGACGTGGCGCGCGTGTCGATCGGAGGCACGTTCGTCACGGATGATTTCTACAACGGCAACGCGCTCGAGATCGGGCTCCGTCGTCACGCCGACCTGCTCCGCGCCGGCGAACTCACGATCGCCATCCTGCCGTTGCAAAAAGGCGCGCCCATCTTTTTCCCGGAGTCGGCCAAACCGGAATTCGAGGACCGTCCGGCGGTGGCTGAACTGCAGCACGTCGAGGTCGTCACGCGCCCGGAGGTCGAACTCTAG
- a CDS encoding glycoside hydrolase family 43 protein, translated as MYFSSRGPNRRAAVSAYTSKNLEDWTGPHYVFERPADWWADRGIWAPEMHAYRGKSYLFLTFDSSHKFPEQWRDWLPRVKRGSQVLVADNPMGPFQPFANRSTLPEDMMTLDGTLFEEDGVPYMVFCHEWVQIKDGTVEMIQLKDDLSGTVGEPKRLFHGSDAPWAQKSPQYGCYVTDGPWFHRTQGGKLLMLWSSGSPTGYAVGIATSESGKLAGPWKQSPAALFAADGGHPMLFRRFDGQLMMALHQPNKPGRERIQFIELDERGDTLALKGK; from the coding sequence ATGTACTTCTCGTCGCGCGGACCGAACCGCCGCGCGGCCGTCTCCGCCTACACCAGCAAGAACCTCGAAGACTGGACCGGCCCGCATTACGTGTTCGAACGGCCAGCCGATTGGTGGGCCGATCGCGGGATCTGGGCGCCGGAGATGCACGCCTATCGGGGCAAGTCCTATCTGTTTCTCACCTTCGATTCCTCCCACAAGTTCCCCGAGCAGTGGCGGGACTGGCTGCCGCGGGTAAAACGCGGCTCGCAGGTCCTCGTCGCCGATAACCCGATGGGGCCGTTCCAGCCGTTCGCCAACCGCTCCACGCTGCCCGAGGACATGATGACCCTCGACGGCACGTTGTTCGAGGAAGATGGCGTGCCCTACATGGTGTTCTGCCACGAGTGGGTGCAGATCAAGGACGGCACGGTGGAAATGATTCAGCTGAAGGACGACCTCTCCGGCACCGTCGGCGAACCCAAGCGGCTCTTCCACGGCAGCGACGCGCCTTGGGCGCAAAAATCCCCGCAGTATGGCTGCTACGTCACCGACGGTCCGTGGTTCCATCGCACCCAAGGCGGCAAGCTGCTGATGCTCTGGTCGAGCGGTTCGCCGACCGGTTACGCGGTCGGCATCGCGACGTCCGAATCCGGCAAGCTCGCCGGCCCGTGGAAACAATCGCCCGCCGCGCTGTTCGCTGCCGATGGCGGGCATCCGATGCTGTTTCGCCGATTCGACGGTCAACTGATGATGGCGCTCCATCAACCGAACAAACCCGGACGCGAACGGATCCAGTTCATCGAACTCGATGAACGCGGCGACACGCTCGCGCTGAAAGGCAAATGA
- a CDS encoding Melibiase subfamily: MKLITLLLPLTLASAVHAGAPAFRSWAPTPPMGWNSWDNFATTITEEQTKQQADFMAAQLKSHGWQYVVVDIQWYEPGAKSHAYRSDATLTMDEFGRLTPALNRFPSAAEGAGFKPLADYIHSLGLKMGIHLMRGIPRQAVERNLPVKGTSVRAQDIANRASICPWNPDMFGVDLTKPGAQEYYDSVFALIAAWGVDYVKVDDISRPYHEHESEIEAIRRAIDRTGRPIVLSLSPGETALTAAAHVRDHANLWRISDDFWDRWLALRDQFGRLAAWNPHRVTGAWPDADMLPLGVLNLGTRITRFTPDEQRTLMTLWSIARSPLMHGGDLTKTDDFTLSLLTNDEVLAVNQQSENNRPLFDRDQLIAWVADVPGSADKYLAVFNTRDRVRRTPANARYVSPSVRSGAGAAVDADVTGGTKLFLSAEPAETSGEWNRILWRAPRLVFADGKEQPLTELTWAHADAAWDSTAVKKDAAGQPIGIGAEIPAFVEFALPRDAVRFRAQASVESNGRGHEPGPVRFLVVVATPENESKAAGLPVAVSLSELGLPQGTHVRDLWAHRDLGTVEREFAPEIPFHGAGLYRLSPR, from the coding sequence ATGAAATTGATCACGCTTCTTCTCCCGCTGACTTTGGCTTCCGCGGTTCACGCCGGTGCGCCCGCCTTCCGTTCCTGGGCGCCGACGCCGCCGATGGGCTGGAACAGCTGGGACAACTTTGCCACCACCATTACCGAAGAGCAGACCAAGCAGCAGGCCGACTTCATGGCGGCCCAACTGAAATCGCACGGCTGGCAGTATGTCGTCGTCGACATCCAGTGGTACGAGCCGGGCGCCAAGAGCCACGCCTACCGCAGCGACGCCACGCTCACGATGGACGAGTTCGGCCGGCTGACGCCGGCGCTCAACCGTTTCCCGTCCGCCGCGGAGGGCGCGGGATTCAAGCCGCTCGCCGACTACATTCATTCGCTCGGACTGAAGATGGGGATCCATCTCATGCGCGGGATCCCGCGTCAGGCCGTCGAGAGGAACCTGCCGGTGAAGGGCACGAGCGTACGTGCACAGGACATCGCGAATCGCGCCAGCATTTGCCCGTGGAATCCCGACATGTTCGGCGTCGATCTGACGAAGCCCGGCGCGCAGGAGTATTACGACTCCGTGTTCGCGCTGATCGCCGCGTGGGGCGTTGACTACGTGAAGGTCGACGACATCTCGCGGCCGTATCATGAGCACGAGTCGGAGATCGAGGCGATCCGGCGCGCGATCGATCGCACCGGCCGGCCGATCGTGCTCAGCCTGTCGCCCGGCGAAACCGCGCTCACCGCCGCCGCTCACGTGCGCGACCACGCGAACCTCTGGCGGATCAGCGACGACTTCTGGGACCGCTGGCTCGCGCTGCGCGACCAATTCGGCCGGCTCGCCGCGTGGAATCCGCATCGCGTCACGGGCGCCTGGCCCGACGCCGACATGCTGCCGCTCGGCGTGCTCAATCTCGGTACGCGCATCACCCGGTTCACGCCGGACGAGCAGCGCACCTTGATGACGCTGTGGTCCATCGCCCGGTCGCCGCTCATGCACGGCGGCGACCTGACGAAGACCGACGACTTCACGCTTTCGCTGCTCACCAACGATGAGGTGCTCGCCGTCAACCAGCAGAGCGAAAACAACCGGCCCCTGTTCGATCGCGATCAACTGATCGCCTGGGTCGCCGACGTGCCGGGCTCCGCCGACAAATATCTCGCCGTGTTCAACACCCGCGATCGCGTCCGCCGCACTCCCGCCAACGCCCGCTATGTCAGCCCGTCCGTGCGCTCCGGTGCCGGCGCAGCCGTCGATGCCGACGTCACCGGCGGCACCAAGCTCTTCCTCTCCGCCGAGCCGGCCGAAACGAGCGGCGAGTGGAACCGCATCCTCTGGCGCGCCCCGCGCCTGGTATTCGCCGACGGCAAGGAGCAGCCGTTGACCGAACTCACGTGGGCGCACGCCGACGCCGCCTGGGACAGCACGGCGGTCAAAAAGGACGCCGCCGGCCAGCCGATCGGCATCGGCGCGGAGATCCCCGCCTTCGTGGAATTCGCTCTACCGCGGGATGCCGTCCGGTTCCGCGCGCAAGCGTCCGTCGAGAGCAACGGTCGCGGCCACGAGCCCGGACCGGTTCGCTTTCTCGTTGTGGTCGCCACCCCGGAAAACGAAAGCAAAGCCGCCGGTCTGCCGGTGGCCGTGAGTCTGTCCGAGCTCGGATTGCCGCAAGGCACACACGTCCGCGATCTCTGGGCTCATCGCGATCTCGGCACCGTCGAACGCGAGTTCGCGCCGGAAATTCCCTTCCACGGCGCCGGGTTGTACCGGCTGTCGCCAAGATAG
- a CDS encoding dihydrofolate reductase family protein codes for MTPTDSRVTIHMAASLDGFIARKDGRVDWMEVADEFASGETMDPQSVQDFLRTIDCYVMGSRTYEIALDFEAKGFGWAYGDKPVFVLTTRKLPRNRGTVEFHSGDLTQFVNERLRPAFRNIWLVGGSSVCGECLRRGLADEVRYSILPILLGEGLPFFDRLDGDVALHLQEVKAYKNGTLALRYVVRHEEQPDIGRASC; via the coding sequence ATGACCCCGACCGATTCACGGGTGACGATCCACATGGCAGCCAGTCTCGACGGCTTCATCGCCCGAAAAGACGGGCGCGTCGACTGGATGGAAGTCGCAGACGAATTCGCCAGCGGTGAGACGATGGATCCTCAATCCGTCCAGGATTTCCTCCGCACCATCGACTGCTATGTCATGGGGTCGCGGACCTATGAAATCGCGCTGGACTTTGAAGCCAAGGGCTTCGGTTGGGCCTACGGCGACAAACCCGTTTTCGTCCTCACCACCCGCAAGCTGCCACGCAACCGGGGGACCGTCGAGTTCCACTCGGGCGACCTCACGCAGTTCGTAAACGAGCGTCTGCGCCCGGCGTTTCGCAACATCTGGCTGGTCGGCGGCAGTTCCGTCTGCGGCGAATGCCTCCGGCGTGGGCTGGCCGACGAAGTTCGCTATTCCATCCTGCCGATCCTGCTCGGTGAAGGTCTCCCCTTCTTCGACCGGCTCGACGGAGATGTCGCTCTGCATCTCCAGGAGGTCAAAGCCTACAAAAACGGCACGCTGGCGCTGCGATACGTCGTGCGACATGAAGAGCAGCCCGACATCGGACGCGCCTCCTGTTGA
- a CDS encoding glycoside hydrolase family 88/105 protein: protein MGFYFEDHLSMAAQAGLQVERTLDTIVRRYRGHNPPHLPSYRPYQRRGIMRGKDYRYVADFNAEFPDAPDGALAYAWGRIWSEGRSEIKFDVSCHCPTHVYQAGACVFQSTIFEERYPESRHRLNLTLEPGWNHLVLRFKKTRAGFGGVFGTWLGKLPYYFLMPTPERAGHEGWIFTGPLRQELAVIPGAETSEAATGVTWHPQQGWSAAEKKLGQCRRIFGLVPGGCAVGWTRAQFLRPGRGEYVLTGECRAPITVTIADEIVLSTRKPGRFEAKVRVPFGIWDVMVRAACRGQDWGYELTIKDGRAPVNLLSPCQLQGPANPWMYLGPLAADQEFELRSLRDLNKLAPGLQGDVYWRLDAPDTWVRPYNDNPLYGRWNYPLGVTLYGLLQASRLLGSGETQRYIVDHIQFCCDLFDYAMWDRQQYGGATNVHHLLTSIDSLDDCGSFGSCVLEVAKYFELHGAREISDYVADFITNHQVRLPDGTFFRKDLMHEFHEDTLWADDLYMSVPFLCRYYQLTGEARYIDDAARQFLGFKERLYLPDQKLMAHVYDFSRKMATGVPWGRGNGWVIFSLSELLAVLPSDHALRPELLAMFRELSAGYLAQQGASGMWHQVLNEHDSYPETSCTSMFVYGFARGVQYGWLEQPEPYVRAVFRAWEALNRISIDRQGNIHGVCRGSEFSFTSDYYKKDLLWNLNDTHGIGIVLLAGVEVLRLTQHLQKTESASAAVVKAPPKKSARRSSRPALGTAAK, encoded by the coding sequence ATGGGTTTCTATTTCGAAGATCATCTCAGCATGGCCGCGCAAGCAGGCCTGCAGGTGGAGCGGACGCTCGATACGATCGTGCGTCGCTATCGCGGGCACAACCCGCCGCATCTCCCGAGCTACCGGCCTTACCAGCGGCGCGGCATCATGCGCGGCAAGGACTACCGCTACGTGGCGGATTTCAACGCGGAGTTTCCCGACGCGCCCGACGGCGCGCTGGCGTACGCCTGGGGCCGGATCTGGTCGGAGGGACGCAGCGAAATCAAGTTCGACGTCTCGTGTCACTGTCCCACGCACGTCTACCAGGCCGGGGCGTGCGTCTTTCAGTCGACGATTTTTGAGGAGCGGTATCCAGAGAGCCGGCACCGGTTGAATCTTACGCTCGAGCCGGGCTGGAATCATCTCGTGCTGCGGTTCAAGAAAACGCGCGCCGGTTTCGGCGGCGTGTTCGGCACGTGGCTGGGCAAGCTGCCGTATTATTTCCTGATGCCGACGCCGGAACGCGCGGGGCACGAGGGCTGGATCTTCACCGGGCCGCTGCGCCAGGAGCTCGCGGTGATTCCGGGCGCGGAGACGAGCGAGGCGGCGACCGGCGTGACGTGGCATCCGCAGCAGGGATGGAGTGCGGCGGAGAAGAAGCTTGGCCAGTGCCGGCGGATCTTCGGTCTCGTGCCGGGCGGCTGCGCGGTGGGCTGGACGCGCGCACAGTTTCTGCGGCCGGGCCGCGGCGAATATGTGCTGACCGGTGAGTGCCGCGCGCCGATCACGGTCACGATCGCGGACGAGATTGTACTGTCGACGCGCAAGCCCGGCCGGTTCGAGGCGAAGGTGCGGGTGCCGTTCGGCATCTGGGACGTGATGGTCCGCGCGGCGTGTCGCGGGCAGGATTGGGGCTACGAGCTGACGATCAAGGACGGTCGGGCGCCGGTGAATCTCCTGAGCCCGTGCCAGCTGCAGGGCCCGGCGAATCCGTGGATGTACCTCGGTCCGCTGGCGGCGGACCAGGAGTTCGAGCTGCGGAGCCTGCGTGATCTCAACAAGCTCGCGCCGGGCCTGCAGGGCGACGTGTATTGGCGGCTCGATGCGCCCGACACCTGGGTGCGGCCCTATAACGACAATCCGCTCTACGGCCGCTGGAACTATCCGCTGGGCGTGACGCTGTACGGCCTCCTCCAGGCCTCGCGACTGCTCGGTTCGGGCGAGACGCAGCGGTACATCGTCGATCACATCCAGTTTTGCTGCGACCTGTTCGACTACGCGATGTGGGACCGCCAGCAATATGGCGGCGCGACCAACGTGCACCATCTGCTCACGAGCATCGACAGTCTCGACGACTGCGGCTCGTTCGGTTCGTGCGTGCTGGAGGTGGCCAAGTATTTCGAGCTGCACGGCGCGCGGGAGATTTCGGACTACGTGGCGGATTTCATCACCAACCACCAGGTGCGGCTGCCGGACGGCACGTTCTTCCGGAAGGACCTGATGCACGAGTTCCATGAGGACACGCTCTGGGCCGACGACCTGTACATGAGCGTGCCGTTCCTGTGTCGTTACTATCAGCTCACCGGCGAGGCGCGCTACATCGACGATGCGGCGCGACAGTTCCTCGGGTTCAAGGAGCGGCTCTATCTGCCGGACCAGAAGCTGATGGCGCACGTCTACGATTTCAGCCGCAAGATGGCCACCGGCGTCCCTTGGGGCCGCGGCAACGGCTGGGTGATTTTCTCGCTGTCCGAGCTCCTCGCGGTGCTGCCGTCGGATCACGCGCTGCGGCCAGAGCTGCTGGCGATGTTCCGCGAGCTCTCCGCCGGTTATCTGGCGCAGCAGGGCGCGTCGGGCATGTGGCACCAGGTGCTGAACGAGCACGATTCGTATCCGGAGACCTCGTGCACCTCGATGTTCGTGTACGGGTTCGCGCGCGGCGTGCAGTATGGCTGGCTCGAGCAGCCGGAGCCGTATGTGCGCGCAGTCTTCCGCGCCTGGGAGGCGCTGAACCGGATCTCGATTGACCGGCAGGGCAACATCCATGGCGTGTGCCGCGGTTCGGAATTCTCGTTCACGTCCGACTACTACAAGAAGGACCTGCTCTGGAATCTGAACGACACGCACGGCATCGGCATCGTGCTGCTGGCGGGGGTCGAGGTGCTGCGGCTGACCCAGCACCTGCAGAAAACCGAGTCGGCGAGTGCAGCGGTCGTGAAGGCGCCGCCGAAAAAATCGGCGCGGCGCAGCTCGCGTCCCGCGCTTGGCACCGCGGCGAAATAA
- a CDS encoding sugar phosphate isomerase/epimerase family protein, protein MNLGVRAHDFGQLPPDELAATIARHGLSCVQLAPPKAIAGCDGSTARLTPEFARRVHTAFQRHGVEISVLGCYINLADRNESHRRAQLERFKAYLRLARDFGGPIVGTETGSLNSDFSRHPENAGDEAFDLVVASVRELADEAEKCGAIVGIEAVERYVISSPPRLKRLLEAVDSRSVQVIYDPVNLLWSTNHQRQDEIMDEAHQLLGDRIRIVHAKDFTVDAGKFHEHPAGRGALHQERWMRWLKAQPRDVPVLLENTHPSTIAHTVAFMRDTWQRA, encoded by the coding sequence ATGAACCTCGGCGTCCGCGCTCACGATTTCGGTCAACTTCCTCCCGACGAACTGGCGGCGACCATCGCCCGCCACGGCTTGTCCTGCGTGCAACTCGCACCGCCCAAGGCGATCGCAGGTTGCGACGGCTCGACCGCGCGGCTCACGCCCGAATTCGCCCGTCGCGTACACACGGCCTTCCAGCGGCACGGCGTGGAGATCTCCGTGCTCGGCTGCTACATCAACTTGGCTGACCGCAACGAATCTCACCGTCGCGCGCAGCTGGAACGGTTCAAAGCCTATCTGCGGCTCGCCCGCGATTTTGGCGGTCCGATCGTCGGCACGGAAACCGGTTCATTGAACTCCGATTTCTCGCGTCATCCCGAGAATGCGGGCGACGAGGCCTTCGACCTCGTGGTGGCCAGCGTGCGCGAACTCGCCGACGAGGCGGAAAAATGCGGCGCGATCGTCGGCATCGAGGCGGTCGAACGCTACGTGATCTCCTCGCCGCCGCGGCTCAAGCGACTGTTGGAAGCCGTCGACTCGCGCAGCGTTCAGGTCATCTACGATCCGGTGAACCTGCTCTGGAGCACGAACCACCAGCGGCAGGATGAGATCATGGACGAGGCGCACCAGCTGCTGGGCGACCGGATCCGGATCGTGCACGCGAAGGATTTCACGGTGGACGCCGGCAAATTTCACGAGCATCCCGCCGGCCGCGGCGCGCTGCACCAGGAGCGCTGGATGCGCTGGTTGAAAGCTCAGCCGCGGGACGTGCCCGTGCTGCTGGAGAACACGCATCCGTCCACGATCGCCCACACCGTCGCGTTTATGCGCGACACCTGGCAGCGCGCCTGA
- a CDS encoding GH39 family glycosyl hydrolase, protein MKRLLSLFSAVCFASPLFAADAPFPVSVTVDAAHSLGPLKPVWRFFGADEPNYTTMKDGRRLLGELGTLRPGEVYFRTHNLLTSGDGTPAHKWGSTNAYTEDAAGRPVYDWTIVDRIFSTGLARGVRPYVEIGFMPQALSTHPEPYQHEWRAGLPYERIYTGWAYPPKDFEKWGELVYQWAKHCVEEFGAAEVERWYWETWNEANIPYWQGTPEEFIKLHDYAIAAVRRALPTARVGGPDFAGHGGPRMHEFLEHCLRGKNHATGETGTPLDFISFHAKGSPAFVDGHIRMGIAPHLRTLDEGFAIVASYPELKAKPIVIGESDPEGCAACMGGQFTYRSGTVYSSYTAASFARKYDLAAKHGVNLEGVLTWAFEFEDQPYFAGQRVLSSNGIALPVLNVFRMFSRLGTERVAAESSGAIPLDDILRQGVRRAPDVGAFASRDAHQVAVVLWHYHDDDVAGPDAAVEFAVRGLPDTLRTARVSHARIDATHSNAFAEWKRMGTPLAPNQQQYDALQRASQLAQLAESPASVAVESGVATLHFALPRQAVSLVVLEWE, encoded by the coding sequence ATGAAACGACTCCTCTCCCTTTTCTCGGCGGTCTGTTTCGCGTCGCCTCTCTTCGCCGCGGACGCTCCTTTCCCCGTTTCCGTCACCGTCGACGCCGCGCACTCGCTCGGGCCACTCAAGCCCGTCTGGCGATTCTTCGGCGCGGACGAGCCGAACTACACGACGATGAAGGACGGCCGCCGGCTGCTCGGCGAACTCGGCACCCTCCGGCCCGGTGAGGTCTATTTCCGCACCCACAACCTGCTCACCAGCGGCGATGGCACGCCGGCGCACAAATGGGGCAGCACGAACGCCTACACCGAAGACGCCGCCGGCCGACCTGTGTACGACTGGACGATCGTCGACCGGATTTTTTCCACCGGGCTGGCGCGAGGCGTGCGGCCGTACGTCGAGATCGGTTTCATGCCGCAGGCGCTGTCGACGCACCCGGAACCTTATCAGCACGAGTGGCGTGCCGGCTTGCCTTACGAGCGGATCTACACCGGCTGGGCTTATCCGCCCAAGGATTTCGAAAAATGGGGCGAACTCGTTTACCAGTGGGCGAAGCACTGCGTGGAAGAATTCGGCGCGGCCGAGGTCGAGCGCTGGTATTGGGAAACCTGGAACGAAGCCAACATCCCTTACTGGCAGGGCACCCCCGAAGAGTTCATCAAACTGCATGACTACGCGATCGCCGCGGTCCGCCGCGCACTGCCCACGGCGCGGGTCGGCGGACCCGATTTCGCCGGACACGGCGGCCCGCGGATGCACGAGTTCCTCGAGCACTGCCTGCGCGGGAAAAATCATGCGACCGGCGAGACCGGCACGCCGCTCGATTTCATTTCGTTTCACGCCAAAGGCTCGCCGGCGTTCGTCGACGGGCACATTCGGATGGGCATCGCGCCGCACCTGCGCACGCTCGACGAGGGCTTCGCGATCGTTGCGTCCTATCCGGAGCTGAAGGCGAAGCCGATCGTGATCGGCGAGTCCGATCCCGAGGGCTGCGCCGCGTGCATGGGCGGGCAGTTCACGTATCGCAGCGGCACCGTGTACTCGAGCTACACGGCGGCGAGTTTCGCGCGCAAATACGATTTGGCGGCGAAGCACGGCGTGAATCTCGAGGGCGTGCTCACCTGGGCGTTCGAGTTCGAGGATCAGCCGTATTTCGCCGGCCAGCGCGTGCTCTCCAGCAACGGCATCGCCCTGCCCGTGCTGAACGTCTTTCGGATGTTCAGCCGGCTCGGCACCGAGCGCGTCGCGGCGGAAAGCTCGGGCGCGATCCCCCTCGACGACATTCTCCGGCAGGGCGTCCGCCGCGCGCCGGATGTGGGCGCGTTCGCCAGTCGCGACGCGCATCAGGTCGCGGTCGTGCTATGGCATTACCACGATGACGACGTCGCCGGCCCCGATGCCGCGGTGGAGTTCGCCGTGCGCGGTCTGCCCGACACGCTCCGCACCGCCCGCGTGAGTCACGCTCGAATCGATGCGACGCACAGCAACGCCTTCGCCGAGTGGAAGCGGATGGGCACCCCGCTGGCGCCGAACCAACAGCAGTACGATGCACTGCAACGGGCCAGCCAGCTCGCGCAGCTGGCTGAGTCGCCTGCTTCCGTCGCCGTCGAGAGTGGTGTGGCGACGCTGCATTTCGCGCTGCCGCGGCAGGCCGTGTCGCTGGTCGTGCTCGAATGGGAGTGA